CTAGAGAAAACTGGACGTCTTTGGGGTGGTTTGAGGAACGATCTGAAACGCAGAATGCCCATGTACAAGAGTGATATACTCGATGGCCTGAACACCGAAACCCTGGCTGCCACCATCTTTATGTATTTCGCCTGCCTCTCAACGGCTATCACATTTGGAGGTCTTGTTTCCGCTAAGACAAACAGCTGGATTGGTATCTCGGAGACGCTGATCTCGTGCTCCCTGGTGGGCATTGTCTTCCATTGTCTGTCCTGCCAACCACTCGTGATCATCGGAACCACCGGACCACTGCTGCTCTTCGACGAAGCCCTCATGGTGTTCTGTACGCAACATGAGTTTGATTTCTTGTCCTTAAGGGTTTACGTTGGAGTATGGCTGATTATAATAGCCCTGACTGTATCCGCCTTCGAGGGCAGCGTGTATGTGCGTCTCCTAACGAGATTCACTCAGGAGATATTCTCGGCCCTGATCACGCTCATCTATATTGTGGAAACATTCATGAAACTGATTTCGATCTACAAGGAAAATCCCCTGCTTTCTGACTACAATCTCCCTCCGCCCACGTTGGTCGCCCACGAACATGCCACCAATGGAAGCCTACTCAATGCGACGGCGAGTGTTACAGCGAATATTACGCAGATGGTGATGAACATATCCACGACAGCCATGCCCATTGGTCCGCCACCATTGCCCAAAAATCAGCCGAATACCGCTTTATTCTGCACCATCTTGACATTGGCCACTTTCGTGGTTGCCTACTACCTGAAGCTCTTCCGTAATTCCCACTTCTTGGGTCGTAATGCTCGTCGTGCCATCGGCGATTTCGGTGTAccaatttccattgccataTTCGTGCTGGTGGACTACCTGGTGCCGGCTGTGTACACGGAGAAACTGGTGGTTCCGGAGGGTCTGTCGCCCAGCGATCCCTCCAAGCGTGGCTGGTACATCGGCTTCGATACCTCCTCCACGTGGATACCATTCGCTTGTGTGATACCTGCCCTGCTCGTTTATATCCTCATCTTTATGGAGTCGCAGATCTCCGAGCTTATTGTGGATAAACCTGATCGTGGCTTAAAGAAGGGTTCTGGCCTCCACTGGGATATTGTGCTGCTTTGCCTGCTCAACTGCGCCTGTGGCATATTTGGAATGCCCTGGCATTGTGCCGCCACTGTGAGATCCGTGACTCACGTGTCCTCCGTCACCATTATGTCACGGTAAGTTCAGATGGGCGTCCATTATTAGCAGAGCCATTTAGAATTAATTCCCTATTTTGTTGAACAGCACGCATGCTCCTGGTGAATCGCCCAGGATCGTTGATGTTAAGGAGCAGCGCCTGTCCGGATTCTTTGTATGCCTGATGATTGGTCTGTCGGTGCTGATGGCTCCGCTCCTTCGGCTGATTCCCATGGCCGTGCTCTTTGGAGTCTTCTTGTACATGGGAGTGGCCTCCATGAGCGGAGTGCAGTTGTTCGAACGGTAAGCAAGGcatataaatttcaatattaatatatataataaccATTTTTTGTGCCACAGAATAAGACTGTATTTCATGCCGGTGAAGCACTATCCACCCACACCATATGTGAAGCGATTGCGTCCTTGGAAGCTGCATCTATTTACCACCATCCAGGTGCTGTGCCTGGTACTCCTCTGGTCTGTGAAGTCGTCTCAATTCTCGCTGGCTTTCCCCTTCTTCCTGATTATGATGGTGCCCATACGGCAAAATTTGACAAAACTCTATAAACCAGAGGAAATTGAAGCGGTAATATATTTCAAATCCAATTTgaagaacattttaattaatggtTTCGCACTCTTTCAGTTGGATGGCAGCGAGATGAAGAagaacgacgacgacgagccCGATTTCTATGAACAAACCAACATACCAGCATAGGATTGGATTGTTGGGAACTTAATTAGTGTTAGATTGAAAGTATTAAAGCCAAGCCAAGTTTTACGCtggcccaaaaacaaaatcacaATAGCAAATGAAAGAGCAAAgcaaggaaaaacaaaactaaaacaatacaaatacaaatgcgATATATTTGTGTGGTGTGAAAGCGTTAACGAACTACCTGCAATTAGTATTTAGAGACAAGCCACACACAAATCTACACACACACCTGAATAACCCAGAGCATATATAGcattatacatatttgtataatatatatttgcgGGGTCTGCACTTTGTGATTGAAAGCGGTTGAAGCTGCAGAAGAAGGCGGAATCGTGTACCTAACTTGCAACTGAAATCAAGAGACAAATTAGATTATTAGCCAGAATGACTTGGTGGAGCAGAgaacaaaaatcatatttttgaGGCCAACAAAATTGGTTGCTGGTTTATCAAATGTTCAAATCGTTACCTCTGACTTGTCAGAATTAGACAAAAATATCCTTCCCACGGAAAGGAGCGTCACACAATGATTGCATCACACGCAAAAGAAACCAACGAGAGGAACAAATTATGAACTCCGTTGGAGACTCGCATGTATTATTAgcaataattgcatttgcatatacaCAAAACTATTATAAACTTGGCTTAGACCTATCAAATCGAAGCAATCCCAGCGTGGAAAACTAAGAGAAAACCCGTAAACTATTTAACTTCAACTGGCGTAGTGATAATTAGtgtcaaacacacacaaaaacctCCCCCTTAAGATCGAACGAACAATTGTTTATAACAAAATCGTTTTAAGCACTTCAACCGAAGCTTTCTTTTAAAGTAAATGCTTTGCGCTTGAAGTGGCCGCTGTAACTTTGCCTTCTATGTACTTGTAGTCAGGTtattgaaaaactaaaaaacacaaaaatccaacacacacaaacacattgTACTTATACATGACTATGTTATATACACCCGCATATACTATATGGTTCGATTCAATGATTATTTGTTCGGAGCAGCGTTGAGCTGAGGCCAAACCCAAACTATTTTTATGTAACTTGTATGTATGAACTTGTACTTATTTCTAAGTAGTTGTTGTCTAGTAttgtttattcaaattcaaataaaatatgaaaatccCAAAGAGTTGTTTTAATCTATAAAGGAAAGAGGGGGTGTGCGATATGGGATTCTATGAAAATATTAGGAATCTATAATATATGAATCTCGTTTTCGGAgatatatagtacatatattaGTTAGTTAACCCTCCCTTCTTTACTTcctgcttttaatttatttttgaagaGCTATTAAGGATGGGAGAATTCGGAATGATATCCAATTATAAGGAAAACTAAACCCTTTTAAGCCACTCCAATCGAATTATCAACATCAAAGCGTTACGCGTAGCTTAGTGTAAATGGCGCTTGGCAATTAAGCATACAAATTAGCCGAGTCAAACTTTTAGCCAACAAGTTGAACaaatcttaattttatttccgaCATTCCGGCATTTTCACCTTTCGCGACCTAAGGGGTCCTGCCCCATCCTGCCCTGCCTCAATCCATTGCGAAATACCCCACGGCAGATGGACCTCGGCACATGGGGGAATTTGCCGCTCAAAGCTTGAAAAGGACTCAAATGACGGCGGGGGAAAGCGCTCAAAAAGCTGTGTGCCACTGGAAAAGCTGTCCCAAAAGAAATTCCGAACTCGACTCAAAGCGCAGATGGTGGGCCAATGCAATGATAACACCAAGTCGCTAACGACAGTTGAAGACGAGCGTCCATGAGCCACACACTCCTCGGCTAGCGACTCCGCAATCTGTAGATGTTCGCCAATTTACGCGCCTTTGACGAATCGCCGTACTCCGTGTGAATCAGCATTAAGTTGGCGCGTTTTTATTGCTCCGACTTCGGGCAGAAAAAGATGAAAAGTGTCTCATCACGGGGAAAGTGAAATGTACGCATCGcatacatatccatatccacatccgtATTCGTATCCGCATCCGCTCGTCCCGGTTTCCATCATAACGTGACAacaattttgatttggttgTGGTGCGCGAGTGTTGGTGCCGTAACTAAATACGGGTTTATTGTGGTTTTGCTggttctgttgctgctgctgctgcttctgctgctgctgctactgccagtttgccattttgccatgtcatttgccacttttttgTTGCCACCCAATTCATTTGccataataaatgcaaattcgaAGAGCTTGTCACCCACAAAGCACCGAGAAAAACATTCACATACCCATACACATGCACATTACCATTAgagcacacacatatacacaaccacacacacacacacacacacacacacagaaaggCATCGCGAGCCGTGTGTTTGTGCTAAAGAAAATTGCAACAGCCAGGCGCCTGAGGATATGCCACAGAAATGCAGAAATGCACGACACATTGCACATACGCCTTGTTGCACACAAATTATGTAATATCGCATTAGGAGACCCCGCTCGACAATGCCAGCGCACTGGACTTCTGTTGGCATATTGATGGTTATGCCCGTTGAGCTTCTTAAGCGATAATCGAATGCATCGGAGCAAGCCAATTTTGCGTACAAACATACCCATCCTTGGAGTTCAGTGGGCACATCAAATCAAGAAACAACTTGCCATATTGCCATCATTTCAATCTTCAATCGGCGGATCAATAACCTCTCCAAAACGAGCTGAAGCTTTCTTAATATATggttttatatgtattttaacaGACAATATATTTCTCTATTCTAGGATATGAGGATATGTTGTTAATTGAGCATTTTGAAAGTCAGCAGAAAGGCGTTTATCAACATCAAGATAAAAGGTCTTTTAGTTCAGTTTCAGAAGTCTAATTTAGTAGGTGACATATTTATAGCGCACTTGCACTTatctcatttatttttcatacgATTTCCTTAGAGGTAATTGATTGGCTGGTAATTTGTGGCAAAAATATCTTGGCTTGAGCAAGTTCAAAAAGGAATTGGTCATGTCAAGATACACATTACTACCGATTTATAATTATATGACTCGTATGATATCCAAAAACATGTTCAAACTCTTGTTAATAACtggataaatattttaaaaacgcAATCAatattctctcttgttaaagATTTTGATGCTTGTCAGTTGACCAactgaatacattttttaccaTTTATCAAAACTGAAAGCTGTCCAAACGCCTCTCTGCCAAATACAAGGACTTTCTCATCCAATCCCATCAGAAATGTGAATGGCATATCGTTTTTGCTCTGTGTACCTATGGGATTGACTTGAGATTCGGGGAGTGGCCCTGTTGTTGAACATTCGGGGTGGAGGAGGTGCTGCATCATTCCTACGATTGCAGTGACTGGCGAATGTCGGACTCGGCGGCCACCAGAGGAGCACGCACCTCGATGCCACGCACGGGCGCCCTGTCCAGATGCGGATTGAGATACTTGTACACCTCGCTGCGATTCAGATCGATTTTGCGCTCCGGCTTCTGGTACTTCATGAAGTTGACCCTGCGAATGGCCAAGGAGCCGCCGTTAAATTGGAATTGCAAGAGTGGTGCGCCACTTCAAGGGGGTATGGATTGGGGGTATGGATACGGAATGGAATGCAGTGCTCCCGGGACGAAAAAGCAGCGTACATATGCATGCAATGAACCGGAGAACATAAGAAAACGTCCAATGTGACAACTTACTTTTGCATGGTCAGGCCGAGACCCTGCAGCTCCCTGGTGCATCCGGAGCAGTCCGTTTTTCCCCCATTGGTTAAGTACAAGACAAGGGCGGGCAAAtacacacagcacagcacagcacagcacagcaaaagcaaaagagaAGTTGTTAGCCTCATTAAAGAGTCGAGAAGTGAGGGAAGCGGGAAAAGTTCGTAGAATCCGTGGAATTGCGATGGATTCGGATGGGGATTCAGGATTGGAATGCGGATGGGAAAGGGACttgggatggggattgggatggggattgggatgaAGAAAACTTACCTGAAGCGCTGGCGTGTTATATGCTCGCCATTGAACAAACGATTCCAAAATGCAATCTACAATGAAAATCAAAAGGCAGAGAGCAAGGAGAAAAGATATCCAAGTGCAAGAGCAAAGGCGGCATGCATAAAGAACTCAACCGGAACGCAGAAGGAAAGTCAAATCAACTGCAGGCCTTGTGACAAGACACACAGGACGAATGGACAGATGgggatgcgaatgcgaatgcgaatcaGGATGAAAGTCGGGTTGAAACTGCCAACGGGCACAATGGGTCTCATAATGCTAACGATAATGCCAACGATAATCATAATGAGGAGTGCTAGGTGCCACGCATGTaccatacgagtatataccaCTCGTTCCCAGTACATGGCATCCGGAGCACTTCTTCATCACGGCTGGTCCAAATGAAACACTACCTGGAATCGTAGCCCAGCAACGGACTCTCGTATGGACAGCTGCTAATGCGCAAATTTATGGTGCATGGAACGATGTAAAGAGTTGAAGCGAGTGGCCATGCCATGGAAGAGTGAAGAAGTGAAGAAAATGAATGCCTCGGCTGGAGCTGGGGTTATGGGTGAAGTGAGGTGAATGCGGGGGCACTGGGAAAAACCATCACCAAAAATATATCCATCATGTGTGGGAACTGTCAGTTTCAAAAGATATTTAAAAGCTTTGGAGCtacatttttgtgtgcttCAGCAGATAATTACTTGTTTAGTTTCTGTTAAAGTTCCTtttaaatatggaaatttaACTGAAATATGGTTTTCTCCggacaatttaaaatcaaattttttgcTCAATTTCAAAGATTGTTACTTGGCAACCAGCAGCTGGATAAAAATTGCATAGAACTAAAAACAACAGTCTTATTACAATTGCCAAAAAGTTAACGGTCATAGTTTACCTTGGCCACAGAAAATGTCAGAATTTCTATTCCTTAAATTAGCAGAGACATGAATATTTCAGAAGggaaaaactgaaagaaaatcCCAAGCGGAAGATGGACACAATGTGCTTGGTGTAGTTTTTCTCGGTGCGAGTGTTTGCTCTGCGGACAGAGCGATGATATGAGATGGGATGAGATGTGAGGCGACGACGTCAGAGGCAGAGCCTGACCACGGCAAACATGGTCAAACATGGCCAACTAGCCGCAATAAGTAGGGTGGTATATGcatagtgggtggtgggctgTTGTGGAGATGGGAGGACTGGGAGGATTGGGATGAGGCGCTACCCACCCGAGAGTGCTGCCCGTGATGAGCTCCGCCTGGGCGCTCAGGGTCTCGGCAATGAACTCGTCGTTGTAGGCATCCTTGGGACGGTACCAGCGCCGTCCGCCGGGAAGGACCAACGGACGCTCCGAGGATGGGACCAGTGGCCCAAAGGCCCGCTTCGACCGCCGGGGATTGTTTTTGCGCACCAAATGCTCCTCGAGCTCCTCAATGACATCGTGTCTCTAGCAAAACCAAACAGACGGGCGGAAAAGTGCACACACCCACGGTGTTTTCAgtagcaaaaaacaaaaaaaaaaaaacaaaagaacagGACGATGATAGTTGTAGATGGGGAGGAGAAAAAGAGACGAAACATTGTTGAAGGGCTTTCCACTTGGTGCCTACTAATTGTCTTTTGGTTTCTGCATTTTTCCCCTGCCGCTGCAAAGGGCTTTATTTTTCAAACTCGAGTGAGAGAATCATCTTGGGCACAACGCTACAAATAACTTGCTGTTGGCAATTTATCAAAATTTAAACTCGATTAAAGCTAACTAACTACGTTTGGAAGCGCACATTATGCTGCAAGtagaaaaagacaaaaaccaaatggcattttagttaatttgatttgtggaCACGGACGCGGGACACGGGACTCGGGGAATGGGGGAACCAGCTCCACAGAAGCCAGGCTCCCAGTGGAGAAGGTCCAGCTGCCCGCAGCAGCTGGATAATATAGCTCAAAGCATTCCGGGGATAAAAACTGACTTCGGAACTCAACCGAATAGTTTGATGCCTTGCAGAAAGTCCTTCCTCTTTTTATCGGACTGAGAGGATGGCTTTATACCAACTTAAGCTGCTATCTCAATAGAAATAAATCAGAAAGTTAAGCATATTTTGGATCACTCCAACCTCAAAGACAGCTAACTAATGAAGGA
This genomic interval from Drosophila teissieri strain GT53w chromosome 3L, Prin_Dtei_1.1, whole genome shotgun sequence contains the following:
- the LOC122616127 gene encoding anion exchange protein 3 isoform X5, translated to MMNSPRINRTNVNAEEAAISIIDIVNSHIRTAWNPKTSSRKTVMQEADLNELRSHRSDDPRALRRHKIHHSSIKLRELPQITISPFTNKKPEVDHSPHEIFVQLDELTGVGEDREWKETARWIKYEEDVEEGSDRWGKPHVASLSFHSLLNLRRCLETGVVLLDLNEKDLPAVAYRVVEQMVIEDLIDINDKPSVMRSLLLRHRHVNEHQGVLPFTKRKYNSYTSLQFLWMGADSSHQPFQQAQPPPRNLAKARRSICVTSSAPPNAAMLNVATATAAAAAIDHRRHSTMSYLGNLSGGTDDKKIKIMPAAEIGGSKRSNELKIDMKDDMYSSSQEDLKKLQNDTILKRIPAGAEATTVLVGAVEFLEQPTIAFVRLSEGVLMPTLTEVPVPVRFMFVLLGPRNFDLDYHEVGRSISTLMANEHFHSIAYKADDRKDLLSAINEFLDDSIVLPPGNWDRHDLLPFEELKAKKDWIRTRKIKALQVKRDSEMIKIGKDEEKALLEKQTLGAIGFTIGGGDGGGDGDSDDDNGRKKKKPSPLEKTGRLWGGLRNDLKRRMPMYKSDILDGLNTETLAATIFMYFACLSTAITFGGLVSAKTNSWIGISETLISCSLVGIVFHCLSCQPLVIIGTTGPLLLFDEALMVFCTQHEFDFLSLRVYVGVWLIIIALTVSAFEGSVYVRLLTRFTQEIFSALITLIYIVETFMKLISIYKENPLLSDYNLPPPTLVAHEHATNGSLLNATASVTANITQMVMNISTTAMPIGPPPLPKNQPNTALFCTILTLATFVVAYYLKLFRNSHFLGRNARRAIGDFGVPISIAIFVLVDYLVPAVYTEKLVVPEGLSPSDPSKRGWYIGFDTSSTWIPFACVIPALLVYILIFMESQISELIVDKPDRGLKKGSGLHWDIVLLCLLNCACGIFGMPWHCAATVRSVTHVSSVTIMSRTHAPGESPRIVDVKEQRLSGFFVCLMIGLSVLMAPLLRLIPMAVLFGVFLYMGVASMSGVQLFERIRLYFMPVKHYPPTPYVKRLRPWKLHLFTTIQVLCLVLLWSVKSSQFSLAFPFFLIMMVPIRQNLTKLYKPEEIEALDGSEMKKNDDDEPDFYEQTNIPA